DNA from Hippoglossus hippoglossus isolate fHipHip1 chromosome 13, fHipHip1.pri, whole genome shotgun sequence:
tctgtgttggtttattcccatgtattttgtaaatttgtaaccaagttattattattaactagttttattattattattattagtagtagtattattaaATGTTGAGTACTGAATGAATTTGATGCATGAGCTgctataattatatttttcattataaaacatttattgttgAACTGTTTGGTCCTGTTataaatcctcctcctctcatgcTCTGCAGGGAAGCGGATGTGGCGCTACACAGGCAGCGGTCTGGACCCTGGCTTCCCCAAGAAGAGCAGTGAGCTGGGGCTGCCCCGCCACCCGGACTGTGCCTTCTTCTACGCACCTCTGGGTCACATGGTCCTCTTCAAGGGCTCCCGCTACTCTGTGCTCAACCTGCGTACCCTGCGCCAGGAGCCCTACTACCCCCGCAGGCTGGCGGACTGGACTGGGGTGCCACAGGGGACCAATGGGGCGTTGACGCGTCCGGGTGGGCGCCTCTATCTGTTCAGGGAGCAGCGCTTCTGGAGGTTTGACCCGGTCAAGGTGCGAGTCACCAGGGAGGGTCAGTGGGCTCAGGACCTGAGCTGGACTGGCTGCAGCAACACGCCTCAGAGCAATAACATTCTTTGACCAGCAGGTGGAGCTGTAAGCTTGAGATAAAGTGCAATTTGTTGATGTatactgtaaaaatacaaaaaggtgGTACTGTTTTTGGTGTCTAAAACCCACATTGAGTTTATATGTTGTAGGAGCCTGGCTCAAAAGGTCATATCTCAAAGGGTAGGCGttgatttgtatattttgaaGCACATACACTATTTACACTGCCGAgaattattattactgtatatGGATGTGCAATTATAGCTTTTTAATACAGTTTAGGCAATAGGACTGTGCATGCAGATCAACAACTGTTGTATGTGGGGACATTACACAGACACTTCATCCTTTAAATCCATACGTTTTCCACCTGTAGTATTTACACACTGATAGAGAAACTAACAGACCTGTGCTTAAACCATCTTGTCCAGTGTCACTAACATATGTAAGAAATTGTAGAAATAATTCACTCAAGCCTGTGATTGTGTGCATGATGATGAATTCATTATATAAGTGTAGGTAAGTGTAGGAGAACACGTAGTTGAGTCAAGTGTGATGGCAGGTAGACATAAATATTATCACAAAGCTGACAACAGTTTCTATCATAGacttaaagatggacgacctgtCTCCGCCTCTTCccgctatccagaaatgaagccaaaatatcccggatacgaatGCCACCATCTTGCGCCAAGGACGTGATTTGAAgccagtctgtgcagtagcgtTTGGGGGTGGAGCCACGTCAGCGAAGTCCCTCTtatgtcaatcatgacgtttcaaatcatttttcttgaataactaattaaaacaaaacttattaGAGACTTGAACACTTGAACTAACACCAGTGTGATCAGAACCACCTAAAATGGAACAAACCATCTAACTAAagttatttgactttttagtttggtccatgtacCATCTGCTATAATCGAAGAGGCAGGATAtatgacctctactgcagccagccaccgggtGGCGACCCAgacagtttggcttcacttttgggaggcgtcgtccatctttatattcagtctatggttTCAACAGTGTGATGCTTAAAGGAGATGAGAATTTTGTCCAAAACATCCAGCATTCAAAGTCCAACCTTTTGATACGTGATTTCTAAACCACTGCACTATAAATGTAGATCACCAACTAACTCACTGTACCCACAGCTACTGAAttctaaaaaaaactgttacatTATTACTGATTCTTTAACCTTTCCATCACATGGCAACATCTGTTTCTTTATAATTTAACAACATGAAGCCATTTTCTTTAACTGCCTTTTATTCTTGGTCCAAAATAATTTCTCTGCATCACTGAACATTTGAGACTCTGAACATTGTCACAGTTGATTCTTCCTTACTCAgcattcttctctttttccagtAAAACCCATTAACTGTAAACAAATTCACATGTTGGAGCTGCCCTGCACATCCACTGTCATATATCATATTGACCAGTAGCAGCTCATACTGTACAATATTCACTCATATGCATTTGATTCAGACACTGGCCACAATCCACAGATTAAGTCAACAGGGAAAGTTTTAACATAATGTGTGTAGGAGACTAAACCAAAGTAGAGAGAAATTATTTAACTTCCCCCCCAGACCTAATAGAATGTAATCTTTAATTAGACTAGTCTCTAAACAGCATTAATCACTGCAATGATGCTGTGCACTGTGcaaagtgtttgtgtcttctgctgccatctgttgtgtgtgtgcgatcaGTCCAATACTTGCATCTTAAGTTTTCACTTAGGATAAACTCTGCTGATCCCTCCGTTTACTGCAGACTTACAGTAATTAACATTTCTCAGGCTTCAGGCTGAGCACACATTTCAGACACCTTACATAATAATGGTTAATatcaaaatgttcttttgtcTGGTCATTTAAAAATCCCTGTCAGCAGTGGGCGGAGGAAAACATTATAATCTGTGAAAATTAAATGTACTTCCCAACAATAATTTGGCCCATCATGTCTACTTTACAACACAAATACGAGAACAATGATCATTTGATGtgcatttaaacaaatgcaaTGAAAAGCCACTGGGTTAAAGGTAAAAGGTAAAGTTCTGTTCTGTGACAGACTGACAGTGCTGCAGTGTGAAGAGTAATCAGATTAAATCCGATTTCTAATCCTCATCAACAAAGAGCTCCTACACAATAAAATCATTATCTGTTTTAAAGgtaatctaaaaataaaaaattgccTATCTGAGAAATGTCACAAAGAACTAAACTGGCATTACAACGCTGACGGTAACACATTCAAAACATAACCTTCATGTTAACTATTCACCGGGCTACATGTTAGAGCAATAGCTGCACAGATCGTTTGTATGATCTACATAAAAGTAATTTGGACAATTAACAATCTTCAACAAGGTAAAATATAAGGTAATAAGATATTTAACAGTCTTATTACCTTTATAGCACTCATCTTGTTACTGTACATGTGGGACGAGTCAAACCATTTAAAGAGTTTATACATAAAGACTCTGGAGTGGAAAGATACTCGTGCAGCTGAACTTTGGTTTCCAGAACACGACATGTCCTCCTGTTAAACTTCAGATCCTCTTCTCATCTTCTCCATGTGATATGTTTGTAATAGCACTGTGATTATTAGCACAGCATGTGGCACAGGGGCAGGAGTTTAGATGAAGAACTCATCTACTGGCTCCTCATTGTTTGTGCGTGCTGATAGCAGTGCAGCAGTAGTCCTATTCTCAACCACAGGCCCTTTGAAGGGACTCTGTCCTACTTCGCCAGTCCTGCTGTTACAACCCTCCCTGCCTCCATTTGTAAAACCAGCAGAGCCCCTCGTCCTGGAGGGGCCCCGAGgcagtgtgagtgtctgtggCAGACACTCCCTCAACTCCCTGGCAAGACTCTCGACAGCGGAAGCCCCAACGGCTGCAGGTCTGTCCGAGTGAAAAGTCATTAAAAGGTCTACGGAGGCGGAGCGAGTGATGGTTTTGACCGTCGCATCAGAGCAAGGTGAGATGGGAACTCCCGTGTCTACGTTGGTCTCTggctcctcctcgtcctcttccaGGAGAAGATGGGAGAGCGAGTGGGTGATGGAGGGGCGCTGAGGAGAGTCAGGTTgattggaggaggagggcggggcGGGGCTGCTGTGCTGGGATGAGTAACAGGAGCTGCCTGGAGGGGTGCTGCAGCAACTACCTGATCCCAGgctctctgctccacctcctcctcctccatgatgCTTGTCCAGGAGAGGCCTGTGACCTAAGAGCAGCCAGACACAACAAGCAGCATCATCATAAATGCAATGTGCTCCAATGTAATTTAACATCTGTAAGTATTGTGTGTGGTCTCTTTGAGTTGTGTCAATTCAAGTTGGCGGTAGAAAAAAGGTTTCCTCGaattaaatatgtgtgtggtatgttttaattaaaataaatgaaacatttttaatatcatCTGATTTCTGTAGTGAATTACAAGATGACTCAACAGCTCCCTAACTATTGCGGAGATGAGATGAGTCTTGAGCAGGAAAAAGTTACATAACCTCACTGCAGACGACTGACCCACTTTAACTGCATGGCAGTGACGCTAAATGGCTAATTTAACCACTTGGCTTGAAACTCCCCATCATTATCATTTCAAACATTAAGAGTTTAAACTTCCAAATGTTCCACGTCTCAATCATTTTGTCCCGTTATGATTCCAGTCTTTCATTCAGCAGCCTCCCACATAAAGATGATCTCCTCATACACTGGCTGACTGTGAAATTAAGGAACATAAgttgaaaaaaatcattatatttAACTCTGTGGCCTCTGGGAGCCACAGACTGACTCAGAGCTTTGGTAATTTAGAGACTTGTCTCGGCACCAGTGATAGTGTCGTCTCCAGCTGGCTCATGCCTCAGGCTCCTGGATTTATGACAAGAAAGTACCAACTAAAGCTCGGCTCAGACTACAGGAAGTTTGGGCTGATTTACTCCAGATTCCACCCCCCGAGAATCAGGAGGAGGAACCTACCGATGTTCGGCCGAGATGATCAGAGAGTGACGGGTTACTGAGCCATTCTTAAACATCCCCAACTGCCTGCAGAATCATCAAGGCTGTGCCAATAATTATCAAACATGTTAAGGATATTTATTCTATACAATGCAATATTTAGGATTTAAAATCTGGATAATTACATCAGTCTATCATGAGCCGAGTACAACAGCcaatgagagacagagagactggaGCAGCTGACAGTGCTGCCAAGCAACAGTACACATTCCAAGGCGAACATCAGCTAGCATGCTACTGTTGACAGAAATAACTGACAGTTAAAATCTCACCTGAATAGATAACCTGTGTGGACCgcgtctgtctgactgtctagttttctccttttgttaGTTAACATTACAGCAAATAGTCGCTCTACGCCActctctgttttgtttacatCTGCTTTCCCATGAGGTCACATGAGAGACGCGAGGAGCCATTGTTTTCTTATCTTGTTGTGTGGCCATGTTTAAGAGAgaagaacattttcagaaaattCTACTAATGTTCGTGATGCAACCCGAtttcaaatcagttttttttaatctcctgTAGTCTGAGCCCAGCTTAATATACTCAGCAGATTTAACACCCTGTAGATGGAGCAGAGTAGAGCGTCTTCACCCCACAAACCCTTTGGTTTCTTGTGTTCTTACCTTGCCTGTGCGTTTGCCAGGGCAGGGGGGTGGTGAGGCTGCAGGGCGACAGGCTGTGGCCCTGTGTCGAGCTCCTGAGCTGGATTCCCCGAGGGGATACGCTGGGGCAGGTCGGGGGGAAagcacaggtcagaggtcgctgAGGCTGAGCTGGCATTTTCACCTGCATCACAGGAAGACAGGCGGAGAGGGATTATGATTTACACCCGGACTAGAGATTAAAGCACGTTAATTGACTTTGACAGCATTAACATACAACATATGGCTTTCTGACAGCTTTGAGATTATTCTGTGAAAGACACTAACCACATGCCTCAGTTATTTCACTATCAATGGGAGAAtgtattttcccttttctgttGAATTGATTCTGCTTTATCTAATGGGGTTGTTCACAAAAGTTGATTTTAATACCAGTTGAAAGTTAGATATGATTTATTTTGGGACGTCAACTCCAACATCACTGGATATTCTGTGGTGTGAATAGCATGAATTCGGCTCAAATGTAtaatatgtacaatatgtaactttggcatcatgaagcagcgtgggatcatgggagttgccGATGAAAATCACCTGAACACgaatcatgttcacagatgaggtcatgtatttaagttttattcacTTAACGCTGCAAACAACAATTAATAAACGTCCATTACGAATgaacaatacaaacagtggaaggaaaaaaactgctgactggctaactggctagcagcgTCACGTGTAATTTGCACCAGAAGTTATAGTGGCAACGGACAAAGCCACATGTAAAGTGGATATGAGAGTCGTCTCATCAAGTTGAAGTAATGTCAAATTAAAGCTAAATCTAACATTGGTACCAATCAAAAAGTTTTGAGGTACAGtaccagagaaagaaaataatatttacatattctgAGTTTCCACTTTATGTCCACAATTATATCTGCAGGTTGAAATGAGTGATGTGGCTTCACTTACCTGGAAAAGAACCTTGTTGCCATCTAGGTCTTCAGTTTGCCAGCGTGTGTTGCTGATGGGTGTGCAGGGGTTAGGCAGCAGTGGGACCAGCTGTCCAATTTCATCCACACTGAACTGCAGCACGGCGGAGATGCACGGCTCCACCCGCACCCCCGGTGACA
Protein-coding regions in this window:
- the LOC117772902 gene encoding LOW QUALITY PROTEIN: protein FAM124B (The sequence of the model RefSeq protein was modified relative to this genomic sequence to represent the inferred CDS: deleted 1 base in 1 codon), with the translated sequence MLRGAAVLGEADDENVDSGAETDESDCSGMSSSAIELTTRRVRPQRQQQLLLMNLHLLANPGDSLLLQHTLDRLLRWLCPSLRIFHVSERAAPFRSYTRLCPVAGYPSMAITFFLHEAYGEERILKVLDFFQRPPWQYHHTESCGNRTGGIHITSTSSPANALLQPYLLPSRDFYSLGAGMPVWGVRPVHCGGEILRVTLYSGYDNYEDAVRLYETVLQRQAEEQKAGFCWFTLHTEPGLCLQLALKQLSPGVRVEPCISAVLQFSVDEIGQLVPLLPNPCTPISNTRWQTEDLDGNKVLFQVKMPAQPQRPLTCAFPPTCPSVSPRGIQLRSSTQGHSLSPCSLTTPLPWQTHRQGHRPLLDKHHGGGGGGAESLGSGSCCSTPPGSSCYSSQHSSPAPPSSSNQPDSPQRPSITHSLSHLLLEEDEEEPETNVDTGVPISPCSDATVKTITRSASVDLLMTFHSDRPAAVGASAVESLARELRECLPQTLTLPRGPSRTRGSAGFTNGGREGCNSRTGEVGQSPFKGPVVENRTTAALLSARTNNEEPVDEFFI